In Bombyx mori chromosome 11, ASM3026992v2, one genomic interval encodes:
- the LOC119629147 gene encoding uncharacterized protein LOC119629147 produces MENNNANVEDNDYHDISNLPITPIMDADKKREKNKAKTRILKTTSTATEKTSKGEAATKRQVDRSRSRKRIGKGKVKHSVPLDVFYRRQFDESTLNTPMEWMQCQDLITPYYTGQKTKISPPKRILIKDPLVMRFIQLLSMNAKNQTKEDVYSIMYQISNIQLRFFQWDIAAMKLLLNVILKDNRHSFANLKHGLKSIFTSWSLDLSNTTNLLKQTRIFRPPCIFKPDYEASTKSSKTMRFTKSVTPKKYCDYDTEDCSD; encoded by the exons ATGGAAAACAATAACGCTAACGTCGAGGACAACGATTATCATGATATTTCTAATCTACCGATTACGCCTATTATGGATGCAGACAAgaaaagggaaaaaaataaaGCCAAAACGAGAATTTTAAAGACGACCAGTACAGCAACGGAGAAAACATCTAAGGGCGAAG CTGCGACAAAACGTCAAGTTGACAGGTCAAGAAGCCGCAAGCGAATCGGCAAGGGAAAAGTTAAGCATTCGGTTCCACTGGACGTATTTTACAGAAGACAATTTGACGAAAGTACACTGAACACTCCAATGGAATGGATGCAATGTCAGGACTTGATCACACCGTATTACACTGGTcaaaaaacgaaaataagtcCTCCGAAGAGGATCCTTATCAAAGATCCTTTAGTTATGAG ATTTATACAACTGTTAAGTATGAATGCTAAAAATCAAACGAAAGAAGATGTTTACTCGATAATGTATCAGATTAGTAATATACAGCTGAGATTCTTCCAATGGGACATCGCAGCCATGAAGCTATTGTTGAATGTGATTTTAAAAG aTAACAGACATTCGTTTGCAAATCTCAAGCACGGCCTGAAATCGATCTTCACATCATGGAGCTTGGATCTTAGTAATACAACGAACCTACTGAAGCAGACGAGGATATTTAGGCCGCCTTGTATATTTAAACCGGATTATGAgg CATCGACAAAATCGTCGAAGACCATGCGTTTCACTAAATCCGTCACACCGAAGAAATATTGTGATTACGACACGGAGGACTGTTCtgattaa